AAGGCGCTGAACAAGGTGAAGGCACGATGAGCGGCGCGCTCTCCACGGCCCACTCCGTCGTCGCGCCGAGCGGACGCGTCAAGCTGCTGGCCGGTACCATCGTCGTTCTCTACGCGCTGGTGGCCATCGTGCCGCTGCTCTGGATCGGCCTGACCAGCATCAAGACGCCGCCGGACTCGATCTCCTACCCGCCCAAGGTCGTGCCCTTCCTGCATTTCGAGCCTTCGATCGAAGGCTATTGCAACCTGTTCAACACCCGATCGCGCCAGACGGCGGATTATCTCGCCTCGCTCCCGCCTGCGAATTCCGCCTGCGAAGAGATCACGCGCTCGCGCAGCATGGTGGTCGTCGGCCCGTCGAATTATGTGCCGCGCTTCGTCAATTCGCTGATCATCGCATTCGGCTCGACGCTGCTCTCGGTGGGGCTGGGCACCTGCGCGGCCTATGCCTTCTCGCGCTTCAAGGTGCCGCTGAAGGACGACCTGCTGTTCTTCATCCTGTCGACACGGATGATGCCGCCGATCGCCGTCGCGATCCCGATCTTCCTGATGTATCGCGAGCTCGGCCTCTCCGACACGCGGCTCGGCATGATCCTGCTCTACACCTCGGTCAACGTCTCGCTGGCTGTCTGGCTGCTCAAGGGCTTCATCGACGAGATCCCACGCGAATACGAGGAGGCGGCGATGATCGACGGCTACACACGGCTGCAGGCCTTCCGCAAGGTCGTGCTGCCGCAGGCCACGACCGGAATCGTCGCGACCGCGATCTTCTGCCTTATCTTCGCCTGGAACGAATATGCCTTCGCCGTGCTGCTCACCTCGGGCACGGCGCAGACCGCGCCGCCCTTCATCCCGATCATCATCGGCGAGGGCGGGCAGGATTGGCCGGCGGTTGCGGCCGGAACGACGCTGTTCCTGATCCCGATCCTGGTTTTCACCGTGCTGCTGCGCAAGCACCTCCTGCGCGGTATCACCTTCGGGGCGGTGCGCAAATGAACCTGCATGCCAGCCATTCCCGGCAACCGGGCGGCACGCCTCGATCGCGCTGGCCCAGGGCGCTGCGGCGCGGACCGATGGAGATGCTGGCGACGGTGCTGATCGCGGCCGGCGTGCTCATGCTGCTGCAGCCCTTCTCGCTGACGCTCTACGGCTATTCCTTCGTAACGACGCTGATCGGCGTCATCATGTTCACCTTCGTCACCAAATTCCCGGAGTGAGCCATGGCCGAGATCCGGGTCGATAATCTGGTGAAACGGTTCGGCGCCTTCATGGCGGTGCGCGATACCAGTTTCACGGTCGAGGACGGCGATTTCTTCTGCCTGCTGGGCCCCTCCGGCTGCGGCAAGACGACGACATTGCGGATGGTTGCGGGGCTGGAGCTGCCATCCTCCGGCAGTATCCAGCTCGATGGTGAGGACGTCACCTTCAAGCGGGCGCGCGAACGCGACATCGCCATGGTGTTCCAGCTCTTTGCGCTCTACCCGCATATGAACGTGCGCAAGAACATCAGCTTTCCCTTGGTCTCGATGGGGGTGCCCAGGGACGAGACGAGACGGCGCGTCGAGGAAGCGGCACGCGTGCTGCGCATCGAGCATCTGCTCGACAAATCGATCTCCGGTCTTTCCGGCGGCGACCGGCAGCGGGTCGCACTCGGACGCGCCATCGTGCGCGAACCGAAGGCCTTCATGATGGACGAGCCGCTGGGCGCGCTTGACGCCGAGTTCCGCCATCTGATGTGCGGCGAGCTGCGCGCGCTGCACGATCGGCTGAAGGCGACGACGGTCTATGTCACCCATGACCAGCTCGAAGCGATGTCGATGGCCGACAAGATCGCGGTGATGAATGACGGCGTGATCGAGCAACTCGGCTCGCCGCAGGAGATCTATGACCGCCCGAATTCGATGTTCGTCGGGGATTTCATCGGTTCGCCCGCGATGAATTTCATCCGTTTCGACGGCACGGCCATTGCGGGCTCGACCTCGGTCAGCATCGATGCCGCCTGCGTGACCCTGCCGGAACTGCGCGAGAGCCACGCACCCGGACCGCTGGCGCTTGGGGTGCGGCCCGAGCAGATCGTCATCGGCGATCCCGGCCGGCAGGGCAGCGCCCTTCCGGGCGAGATTTTTGGCACCGAATATCTCGGCACGACCCAGATCGTGACGGTCGCCACCCCGCGCGGCAAGCTCAAGGCGCGCTTGCCTGCCCATCTGCCGGTGGCGGCCGGCGACCGCGTCAGTCTGTCGTTCAGGCCTGAGCGGCTATCGCTGTTCGATGCGGCGACGGGAAAGGCGATCCGCTCCGCCTTGCATGAGGCCAGCACGACGAGGCGCACCCATGGCTGAGGTCACGCTGACGCAAGTCTCGAAGCGGTTCGGTGCGGTGCAGGCCGCGAGCGATCTGTCGCTCACCATCGCCGATGGCGAGTTCGTCGTGCTGCTGGGGCCGACGGGCGCGGGCAAGACAACAGCCTTGCGCCTCATTGCCGGGCTGGAGACCCCGGATGAAGGCCGCATCTTCATCGGCGGCGTCGATGTCACGGCGCTGCCGCCGGCGGCGCGCGACGTCGCCTTCGTGTTCCAGCAATACTCGCTCTATCCGCATCTGAGCGTATTCGACAATCTCGCCTTCCCCTTGCGGTCGCCGACACGGCGTACGCCCGAGGACGAGATCCGGCGCGCGGTCGGCCATGTCGCAAAGCTCCTCAAGATCGAGGACAAGCTGCAGAACCGCGCGACGCAGCTCTCCGGCGGCCAGATGCAGCGCGTCGCGATCGGCCGTGCCTTGGTGCGCAGCCCGTCGATCTACCTGATGGATGAGCCGCTCTCCTCGCTCGATGCCAAGCTGCGCGCGGAACTGCGCATCGAGCTGAAGCATATCCAGCAGGATCTGGGCGCGACCGTCCTCTACGTCACACATGACCAGACCGAAGCGATGACGCTGGCCTCTCGCATCGGCGTGATCAACCAGGGCCGCCTCGTGCAGATCGGAACGCCGCGCAGCATCTATGAGGACCCGACCGACATCTATGTCGCCACCCGCCTCGGCAGCCCCGGCATCAACCTGCTGCCGCGCGCCCTCTTCCCCGGTCTGGGGGCGCCGGCCAGCACGACCACGATCGGCGTGCGCACCGAGCATCTCGCCATCGCCAAGGCGGGGAATGGCGCGGTGACGGGCAAGGTCAACTGGATCGAGCGGCTCGGCGATCAGAACCACCTGCATATCGCAGTGAACCAGCATCAGATCGTCAGCCTGGTCGATCCGGATGAAGGCCTGGATGTCAGCGACGAGGTGAGCGTGAGCCTGCTCAAGCCGCTGTTCTTCGACGCCGACGGCCAGCGGGTGAGGTGAACCATGGACGGCGCGTTGAAGAAGAAGCTGATCCAAGCCATGGCCGCGGCAATCTTGACCCATGCCGGTGAATTGACGGCGCTCGACCAGGCCATTGGCGACGGCGATCACGGCCTGAACATGAAGCGCGGGTTCGAGGCCGTGCTGGCGGACATGGATCCGATCACGGCAAAGCCCTTGCCCGACGCCCTGAAGGCAATCGGCACGACATTGGTGATGAAAGTCGGCGGCGCCTCAGGGCCGCTCTACGGCACGCTATTCATGACGCTGGGTAAGGAACTGCCGCCGGAGCCGACGATTACGGAGATGGCGCAGGCACTGGCCGCGGCGATCGAGGCCGTGAAGGCGCGAGGCAAGTCCGATCTCGGCCAGAAGACCATGCTCGACGTGCTGGCGCCGCTCCAGGCCGCACTCGCTCATGGCGGCGCCGACCTCACGAAGCGCCTTCCCGAGGTCGCCAGGATCGCGGCTGAGGCAACGGTGCCGCTCAAGGCCATTCGCGGACGCGCCTCGTTTCTGGGAGAGCGTTCGATCGGCCATATGGATCCCGGGGCACGCTCATCGGCGCTGCTCGCCACCGCAATCTGCCACGCCATCGGAGCCTGAAGCATGCCAGCCAGCAAGAATGTCGGCATCGTCATCGTGTCGCACTCGGCCAAGGTCGCCGAGGGCGCCGTCGACATGGTTCGCCAGATGGTCGGCGACAATGTCCCACTTGCCGCGGCCGGGGGCAATGCCGAAGGCGGCCTGGGCACCGATGTCGCCGCCATCATGGCGGCGATCGACAAGGCGTGGTCGGAAGCGGGCGTCGCCATCCTGGTCGATCTCGGCGGGGCCGAGACCAATAGCGAGATGGCGGTGGAAATGATGCCGGAGGAGCGGCGCGGGCGCATCGTCATCTGTAATGCACCGATTGTGGAAGGCGCCGTGATGGCCGCCACCGAAGCGTCCGGCGGCTCGCCGCTGGCCGTCGTGCAGGCGACCGCCGAGGAACTCATGTCGGCATGAATGACATGTCGGCAAAAGGTAGCGAGAGGAATGCAAGGATGCAGGAGGTGACGGCCAGCGCCCTGCTCACCAACAAGATCGGGCTTCATGCCCGGCCCTCGGTGAAGCTTACCCAGACCGCCAAGCGCTTCGGCTCCCGTATAGAGGTCGCGACCAGCGCGGCCGGCCCGTGGACCGATGCCAAGAGCCCGGTGAAGATCATGCGCGTCAAGGCGGCCCAGGGCGAAGTGCTGCATTTCAAGGCCAGCGGCGAAGATGCTTCCGCCGCGCTCGCTGCGCTCGTCGATATCGTCGCACGCAAGTTCGATGAGGAGTGAGGCGTGATGGAACGCCGCCTTTCCGGCCTCGCCGCATCGACCGGGCTCGCCTTCGGCCCGGTGGTGGCATTTCGCGCAGTCGGCGAGATGCGGCGCGTGAAGGGCCCGGTTGCAAGTGAGCGACAGGCTCTGGCGGACGCCGTTGCCGCTTCCCTCCAGGCCGTCACGGCATTGGCGGCCAGTCTTCACGGCGAGGCTGCCGATATCGTGGGCTTTCAGGTGGCGCTGCTCGAAGACGACGCCTTGACCGAGGGCGCCTATGCAGCAATCGAGCGCGGCGTGCCTGCCGACACGGCCTGGCGACAGGCGCTGGCGGAGGAGATCGCGGGATATGAGGCGTCCGACGACGCCTATTTCCGCGCCCGCGCCACAGATTTGTCTGATATCCGGGACCGGGTTCTGCGCCAGCTTTTCGGCTTGCCCGAATTGACGAATGCGCCGCCCGGCGCCGTCATCGTGGCGCAGGATCTGCCGCCCTCCGCCTTCCTTGGCATCGATTGGTCGCAAGGCGGCGGCATCGTGCTCGGGGCCGGCAGCCCGACCAGCCATGTCGCCATGCTGGCGCGCGGGCGTGGCGTGCCGATGGTGGTCGGCATCGGCTCCGATTGGGAGGCGGTCTCCGGCACGGTCGTCGTCGATGGCATGGCAGGCCTCGTCCTGACCGGCCCGTCGCGCGCGAGCATCGACGAGGCGCGACGGCGGGCAGACGAACTCGGCCACGGGCGGAGCGAGGCGGAAACCCGCAAGCGCGAGCCTGCGCTGACCCGCGACGGGACCCCGATTGCCGTGATGGTCAATATCGCGGGGAGCGCCGATGTCGCCGGCTTCCCGGCCGAGGCCTGCGACGGCATCGGCCTGACCCGCACGGAGTTCCTCGTCGAGCAGGCCTTGCAGGATGAGGCGCGCCAGTTCGAGGCCTATGCCGCGTTGCTGCACTGGGCTGGCGGTCGGCCGGTAACGATCCGCACGCTCGATGCCGGCGGAGACAAGCCCATCGCCGGCTACACGATCGATGGCGAGACCAATCCCTTTCTTGGCCTGCGTGGCATCAGGCTGTCCCTGCGCCATGCCGACGTCTTCCGCGTCCAATTGCGGGCGTTGGCCCGGGCGGCGAGCCTGGGCCCGCTCAAGGTCATGCTGCCTATGGTCACCGCAGCGCAGGAACTGGAACAAACGAGAGTGCTGCTGGACGGCGTTCTGGCGGAACTCGCGGCGGAAGGATTGCCGCATGCAGCGCCTGCGCTCGGCATCATGGTCGAGGTTCCGGCCGCCGCCATGGCGGTCGCGAGCTTCGACGCCGCCTTTTTCTCGATCGGCTCCAACGATCTGACGCAATACGCGACCGCCGCCGCGCGCGATGGATCGGAGGTCGCGGCCTATGCCGACGTCCTGCATCCCGGCGTGCTCGCCATGATAGCCCATGTCGCGCGCCATGGCGCCGACCTTGGTCGAGAAGTCAGTCTCTGCGGCGATGCGGGAGGCGATCCGCGCGCCATCGCCGCATTGCTGCGGGCCGGCGTCCGGGCCGTGTCGGTCTCTCCCGGGCTGTTGGCGATGGCGAAGGAAGCGATCCGGGCGGTCGATCTCTCGCAGCCAGTGACGGACGCATGACCAGCCCCGAAACCCTCCCGACCGACCCTTCGCCATTGGCCGCGTACAAGGCGATCCTGCGCGCGATCATCGAGAACCGCCCCTCCGGCACCCGGCAGCGGCTGGCGGAAGCCATCGGCAAGAACCGCAGCTTCATTTCGCAGATCATCAGCCCCGCCTATGCCACGCCAGTGCCGGTGCAGCATCTGGAGACGATCTTCCATGTCTGCCATTTCGCGCCGCGGGAGCGGCAGGCCTTCCTGAACGCCTATCGCGCCGCGCATCCGGGGCGCCTGGAGGTGGTCGATGCCGGGCGGCCGATGCGCCGGCTGGTGGTCGAGTTGCCGGATTTCGGCAGCGCCGACCTGAATGCCCGGGTCGACCATATCGTGCTGGGGGTCGCGCGCGGCCTGGTGTCCCTGATCCCGGCCGCCGCCGACGAAGAAGCCGATGCGCAGGGGGAGAGCCTATGAAGAAACTGATCAACGCGGTCGACAGCATTCTGTCGGAGAGCCTCCAGGGACTCGCCGCCATTCATGGCGATATCCTCATGCTCGGCGAAGAGGAAAAGTTCGTTCGACGCAAGGTGCTGAAGCCCGGCAAGGTCGCGCTGATCTCGGGTGGGGGCTCTGGCCATGAACCCTTGCATGCCGGCTTCGTCGGCACCGGCATGCTCGATGCCGCCTGTCCGGGGCAGGTCTTCACCTCGCCGACGCCGGACCAGATGCTGGCGGCGGTGAACGCCGTCGGCACGGCGGCGGGCTCGCTCTTCATCGTCAAGAACTATGAAGGCGACGTGATGAATTTCGAGATGGCGGCCGAGATGGCCGAGAGCCCAGTCGCGACCGTCATCACCGACGACGACGTCGCGGTCCCGGCCTCGACCTGGTCCACCGGCCGGCGTGGCGTCGCAGGCACGCTGATCGTCGAGAAGATGGTCGGCGCCGCCGCCGAGCAGGGCCGCGAGCTCGATGCGCTGAAGTCCCTCGGCGAGGAGGTCAACCGGCGCACCCGCTCGATGGGCGTGGCCCTCACTTCCTGCACCGTGCCCGCAGCCGGCAAGCCGACCTTCACCCTCAGTGAGGACGAGATAGAGATGGGCGTCGGCATCCACGGGGAACCGGGCCGGCGGCGCGTGAAGCTGACAACTGCGGACGCTATCGCCGACGAGATGATGGGCGCGATCCTCGACGATCTTTCCCTGAAGAGCGGCGCGCCCTGCCTGCTGCTCGTCAACGGCTTCGGCGGGACGCCCGCCATGGAGCTCTATCTGATGGCCAATGCTGCAAGGCGCGTCCTGGCGGGACGCGGTCTCGCCATCGCACGTGGGCTGGTTGGGTCTTACGTCACCTCTCTGGACATGGCTGGTTGTTCGCTAACCGTGACGGCGCTGGACGACAGCATGATCCAACTCTGGGACGCGCCGGTCCATACGGCTGCGCTACGTTGGGGGTAAGCACCGCAAGCGTTGGGGCGGATCTTGCCTGGAATTTGCCTTCGCCGTTGAGCCGGCGATGCCGCGCTCACCACTGTGTGGGGGCAACGATCCCTCGGGCTGCGCATGAGATAAAGCCAATAAAGGCCGCTGCTCGTGGTAGGCGCGCCGTTCCTTGCGACTGCCGAATGGGGTGCGGGCGGCTCGCACTGCCCGCCCGCACCCCCGGAGCGTTTGTCTCAGTTCTTCTTGGGCGGAGTCGCCGGCCAGGACTTGATCAGCGTGTCGTAGTCGATCGTCTCGCCCTTCGGCTTCTCATTGGCGAGCTTGGGCTGTGGCGCGATGTTGCCGTCCGCCTTGGACTTGGCGAACCAGGCATCCGCCGTCTGCTTCGGGTTCAGCTTCGGGCCGCAATCGCCCTGGACGCCGGAGCGTTCGAGCCGCTCCAACACCGAGTCCTGCGCCGCCGCGAGTGAATCCATCGCCGCCTGCGCGGTCTTGGCGCCCGAGGAGGCATCGCCGATGTTCTGCCACCAGAGCTGTGCGAGACGCGGGTAGTCGGGAACGTTGTTGCCGGTCGGCGTCCACTGCACGCGCGCCGGCGAGCGGTAGAACTCGATCAGCCCGCCGAGCTTCGGCGCCCGCTCGGTGAAGCTCTTGTCCCAGATGTCGCTCTCGCGGATGAAAGTCAGGCCGACATGGCTCTTCTTCAGGCTGACCGATTTGGAGACGATGAACTGGAGGTAGAGCCAGGCCGCCTTGCGCTTCTCCAGCGGGGTCGATTCAAGCAGGGTCAATGAGCCCGCATCCTGGTAGCCAAGCTTCATGCCTTCCTTCCAGTAGGAGCCCTTGGGCGAGGGGGCCATGCGCCATTTCGGAGTGCCGTCGGCATTCACTACCGGCAGGCCGGGCTTGACCATGTCGGCCGTGAAGGCGGTGTACCAAAAGATCTGCTGGGCGATGGTGCCCTGTGCCGGCACCGGCCCGGACTCGGAGAAGGTCATGCCACGCGCCTGAGGCGGCGCGTATTTGTTGAGCCAGTCGACATATTTCTGGACGGCATAGACCGAAGCCGGGCCGTTGGTGTCGCCGCCGCGATCCACCGAGGAGCCGACCGGGCGGCAGCCCTCCATGCGGATGCCCCATTCGTCGACCGGCTTGCCGTTCGGGATGCCCTTGTCGCCATTGCCGGCCATCGAGAGCCAGGCATCGGTGAAGCGCCAGCCGAGCGAGGGGTCCTTCTTGCCGTAGTCCATATGGCCAAAGACCCGGACGCCGTCGACCTCCTTGATGTCGTTCGAGAAGAACTCGGCAATGTCTTCATAGGCCGACCAGTTGACGGGTACGCCGAGCTCGTAGCCGTACTTGGTCTTGAATTTCTCCTTGAAGTCCGGGCGGGTGAACCAGTCGTAGCGGAACCAGTAAAGGTTCGCGAATTGCTGGTCGGGCAGTTGGTAGAGCTTTCCGTCGGGTGCGGTGCCGAAGGATTTACCGATGAAGTCGTCGACGTCGAGCATCGGGTTGGTGACGTCCTTGCCCGGCCCCGCCATCCAGTCCGTCAGGTTCGTGGTCTGCTTGTAGCGAAAATGCGTGCCGATCAGGTCGGAGTCGTTGATCCAGCCGTCATAGACGTTCCGGCCGGACTGCATCTGTGTCTGCAGCTTCTCGACCACGTCGCCTTCCTGGATCAGGTCGTGCTTCAGCTTGATGCCGGTGATCTCGCTGAAGGCCCTGGCCAGCGTACGGGCTTCGTATTCATGGGTGGTGATGGTCTCGGAGACGATATTGACCTCCATGCCGGCGAAGGGTTTCGCGGCATTGACGAACCACTCCATTTCCTTGAGCTGCGCATCCTTGGCCAGTGTGGAAGGCTGGAATTCGCTGTCGACCCAGCGTCGCGCCGCATCCATGTCGGCGAGGGCGGGCACGGCGCTGAGCAAGGAGCTGAGCGCGGTAGCGGCTAGCATCTGCTTTCTCATCGTTTCCTCCACTAGTTGATTGTTCTTGCGAGCCTTGTTGGCTCCCTTTGCGCAGGCAATGTTCGTGCGAGAGCAGCCTCCGTGGTTAGGGTTAGACGAAGCGAAAAACCGTGGTGGCGTAGAGAAACGAAAGGCCGGTCGCCCACCAGAGATCGGCGGCGGTGAGGCCGAGCCAGGCGAGGTGGATGAAGGCCGATCCAAGCAGGCTCAGGAAGAGTCGGTCGCCGCGTGTCGTCGGGATGCCGAGCACGCCGACGCGCTCGAGTTCGGGCCGCCAGATCGCCAGCGCCGTCATCACGCCGAGCAGGCCGAAGAGACCGGCAAAGAACAGCCCGGTCTGCGGTGTCCACGCCATCCATGCCAGATCGGGCATCAGACCCTCCCCAGGGCAAAGCCCTTGGCGATGTAGTTTCGGACGAACCAGATCACGAGCGCACCGGGGATCAACGTCAGCACGCCGGCGGCCGCGAGCAGTCCCCAGTCCATGCCTGCGGCCGAGACCGTGCGCGTCATCGTGGCGGCGATCGGCTTGGCGTTGACCGTCGTCAGGGTCCGCGCCAGCAAGAGCTCGACCCAGGAGAACATGAAACAGAAGAAGGCGGTGACGCCGATGCCGTTGGCGATGATCGGGGTGAAGATCTTCACGAAGAAGCGCGGGAAGGAATAGCCGTC
Above is a genomic segment from Bosea sp. NBC_00550 containing:
- a CDS encoding ABC transporter ATP-binding protein yields the protein MAEVTLTQVSKRFGAVQAASDLSLTIADGEFVVLLGPTGAGKTTALRLIAGLETPDEGRIFIGGVDVTALPPAARDVAFVFQQYSLYPHLSVFDNLAFPLRSPTRRTPEDEIRRAVGHVAKLLKIEDKLQNRATQLSGGQMQRVAIGRALVRSPSIYLMDEPLSSLDAKLRAELRIELKHIQQDLGATVLYVTHDQTEAMTLASRIGVINQGRLVQIGTPRSIYEDPTDIYVATRLGSPGINLLPRALFPGLGAPASTTTIGVRTEHLAIAKAGNGAVTGKVNWIERLGDQNHLHIAVNQHQIVSLVDPDEGLDVSDEVSVSLLKPLFFDADGQRVR
- a CDS encoding ABC transporter substrate-binding protein; translated protein: MRKQMLAATALSSLLSAVPALADMDAARRWVDSEFQPSTLAKDAQLKEMEWFVNAAKPFAGMEVNIVSETITTHEYEARTLARAFSEITGIKLKHDLIQEGDVVEKLQTQMQSGRNVYDGWINDSDLIGTHFRYKQTTNLTDWMAGPGKDVTNPMLDVDDFIGKSFGTAPDGKLYQLPDQQFANLYWFRYDWFTRPDFKEKFKTKYGYELGVPVNWSAYEDIAEFFSNDIKEVDGVRVFGHMDYGKKDPSLGWRFTDAWLSMAGNGDKGIPNGKPVDEWGIRMEGCRPVGSSVDRGGDTNGPASVYAVQKYVDWLNKYAPPQARGMTFSESGPVPAQGTIAQQIFWYTAFTADMVKPGLPVVNADGTPKWRMAPSPKGSYWKEGMKLGYQDAGSLTLLESTPLEKRKAAWLYLQFIVSKSVSLKKSHVGLTFIRESDIWDKSFTERAPKLGGLIEFYRSPARVQWTPTGNNVPDYPRLAQLWWQNIGDASSGAKTAQAAMDSLAAAQDSVLERLERSGVQGDCGPKLNPKQTADAWFAKSKADGNIAPQPKLANEKPKGETIDYDTLIKSWPATPPKKN
- the ptsP gene encoding phosphoenolpyruvate--protein phosphotransferase, which gives rise to MERRLSGLAASTGLAFGPVVAFRAVGEMRRVKGPVASERQALADAVAASLQAVTALAASLHGEAADIVGFQVALLEDDALTEGAYAAIERGVPADTAWRQALAEEIAGYEASDDAYFRARATDLSDIRDRVLRQLFGLPELTNAPPGAVIVAQDLPPSAFLGIDWSQGGGIVLGAGSPTSHVAMLARGRGVPMVVGIGSDWEAVSGTVVVDGMAGLVLTGPSRASIDEARRRADELGHGRSEAETRKREPALTRDGTPIAVMVNIAGSADVAGFPAEACDGIGLTRTEFLVEQALQDEARQFEAYAALLHWAGGRPVTIRTLDAGGDKPIAGYTIDGETNPFLGLRGIRLSLRHADVFRVQLRALARAASLGPLKVMLPMVTAAQELEQTRVLLDGVLAELAAEGLPHAAPALGIMVEVPAAAMAVASFDAAFFSIGSNDLTQYATAAARDGSEVAAYADVLHPGVLAMIAHVARHGADLGREVSLCGDAGGDPRAIAALLRAGVRAVSVSPGLLAMAKEAIRAVDLSQPVTDA
- the dhaK gene encoding dihydroxyacetone kinase subunit DhaK: MKKLINAVDSILSESLQGLAAIHGDILMLGEEEKFVRRKVLKPGKVALISGGGSGHEPLHAGFVGTGMLDAACPGQVFTSPTPDQMLAAVNAVGTAAGSLFIVKNYEGDVMNFEMAAEMAESPVATVITDDDVAVPASTWSTGRRGVAGTLIVEKMVGAAAEQGRELDALKSLGEEVNRRTRSMGVALTSCTVPAAGKPTFTLSEDEIEMGVGIHGEPGRRRVKLTTADAIADEMMGAILDDLSLKSGAPCLLLVNGFGGTPAMELYLMANAARRVLAGRGLAIARGLVGSYVTSLDMAGCSLTVTALDDSMIQLWDAPVHTAALRWG
- a CDS encoding DUF2160 domain-containing protein encodes the protein MPDLAWMAWTPQTGLFFAGLFGLLGVMTALAIWRPELERVGVLGIPTTRGDRLFLSLLGSAFIHLAWLGLTAADLWWATGLSFLYATTVFRFV
- a CDS encoding ABC transporter ATP-binding protein translates to MAEIRVDNLVKRFGAFMAVRDTSFTVEDGDFFCLLGPSGCGKTTTLRMVAGLELPSSGSIQLDGEDVTFKRARERDIAMVFQLFALYPHMNVRKNISFPLVSMGVPRDETRRRVEEAARVLRIEHLLDKSISGLSGGDRQRVALGRAIVREPKAFMMDEPLGALDAEFRHLMCGELRALHDRLKATTVYVTHDQLEAMSMADKIAVMNDGVIEQLGSPQEIYDRPNSMFVGDFIGSPAMNFIRFDGTAIAGSTSVSIDAACVTLPELRESHAPGPLALGVRPEQIVIGDPGRQGSALPGEIFGTEYLGTTQIVTVATPRGKLKARLPAHLPVAAGDRVSLSFRPERLSLFDAATGKAIRSALHEASTTRRTHG
- a CDS encoding carbohydrate ABC transporter permease, yielding MSGALSTAHSVVAPSGRVKLLAGTIVVLYALVAIVPLLWIGLTSIKTPPDSISYPPKVVPFLHFEPSIEGYCNLFNTRSRQTADYLASLPPANSACEEITRSRSMVVVGPSNYVPRFVNSLIIAFGSTLLSVGLGTCAAYAFSRFKVPLKDDLLFFILSTRMMPPIAVAIPIFLMYRELGLSDTRLGMILLYTSVNVSLAVWLLKGFIDEIPREYEEAAMIDGYTRLQAFRKVVLPQATTGIVATAIFCLIFAWNEYAFAVLLTSGTAQTAPPFIPIIIGEGGQDWPAVAAGTTLFLIPILVFTVLLRKHLLRGITFGAVRK
- the dhaL gene encoding dihydroxyacetone kinase subunit DhaL — its product is MDGALKKKLIQAMAAAILTHAGELTALDQAIGDGDHGLNMKRGFEAVLADMDPITAKPLPDALKAIGTTLVMKVGGASGPLYGTLFMTLGKELPPEPTITEMAQALAAAIEAVKARGKSDLGQKTMLDVLAPLQAALAHGGADLTKRLPEVARIAAEATVPLKAIRGRASFLGERSIGHMDPGARSSALLATAICHAIGA
- the dhaM gene encoding dihydroxyacetone kinase phosphoryl donor subunit DhaM, with protein sequence MPASKNVGIVIVSHSAKVAEGAVDMVRQMVGDNVPLAAAGGNAEGGLGTDVAAIMAAIDKAWSEAGVAILVDLGGAETNSEMAVEMMPEERRGRIVICNAPIVEGAVMAATEASGGSPLAVVQATAEELMSA
- a CDS encoding HPr family phosphocarrier protein, producing the protein MQEVTASALLTNKIGLHARPSVKLTQTAKRFGSRIEVATSAAGPWTDAKSPVKIMRVKAAQGEVLHFKASGEDASAALAALVDIVARKFDEE